In Candidatus Zixiibacteriota bacterium, the genomic window ATGAAACTGATCCTTCCCTGAGGTTTTAAAACCTGTTTTGTAGATAAGTTCTCCCGATCCGTTCACAGGATTGCCAGACTCCGGACGGTATCTGAGGCGTTCGGTAACTGTCGAACAGCCTGCATTGACAAGGTTGGAGGCGGACATCCTTAAGTTACAGGAAGTATAATCAAGGAGGCGGTTATGGGCAAGTCGGTTTTCTACTTTGGCATTGATGTTGGAGCGAGTGAATTGTGGATTTCATCAGCGAGGACGCGCCCTCGGAAATTTAACCATAACAAAGCCGGCATTAAGGCTTTATGTCGCTGGAGCATCAAACAGTCCGATGGAGCAATGGCTCATTTGTGTATGGAAGCGACCGGTGTCTATAGTCGGCATGTTGCCATCCAGCTATATTCTCTGTCGGATGTCGAGGTCAGCATTGTCAATCCGGCCCGCATCAAAGCTTTCGCCAACGTTCAGATGCGCCGGAGTAAGACCGACATGATCGACGCCGAAGTAATCCGTTGTTTTGCCGAGAGTCAACACCCTGCCGTCTGGCAACCGACTCCAACGGTTATGCGACAATTGTACCAGTTGGTGGTTCATGCCGAGGCTCTTCAGCAATCGCTGATGCAATGGCGCAATCGGAAACATGCTCATCAGTTCACTGACGATTTGCCTTCGGCCGTGGCAAAGTCTCAGCGTGCCATAGAGCGTTCTTTGACTCGCCAGCTGCAAAATATTGAAGATGCAATCGGGCAACTCTGCGCGACCGATGCTGAGCTGGCTCGTCAAGTTGACCTGCTCGAAAGCATCCCCGGCATTGCCCGCAAGTCTGCCACCCGAATACTGGCCTTCGGCGGAGATTGGCTGACTCAGAGAACCCAAAAACAACTGATTGCCCATGCCGGGCTGGCCCCCCACCATCACCAGTCGGGAACTTCAGTCAGAGGAAAATCACGCATTGATAAACGAGGTAATCGACGCCTGAGAAAAACCCTCTTTATGCCCGCACTGACAGGAATTGTCAATAACCCCTCTTTAAACCGATTCTATCAAAACCTATTGAAAAAAGGAAAAACAAAAATGACCGCCCTAGTAGCCTCTATGAAAAAACTCCTCATCATAATTCAGGCTATCCTAAAAAAGAAAATACCATTTGACCCTAATTTTGCACTTGACTCATAAGACGGTATCTACGGTTCAACAATGACATCAACTCGAGAGTTGTCGGGGATGTCACAGGCAAAGGCCTGATTTTGCGCTGTCGCGCGGTGTATCCAATTAAGGAGATAATTCCAGGTTAAGTTGAATGAAGTCGGACTTTGTATGGATTCCTGCTTCCGCAGGAATGACAATGGCTGGCATTTGAGAATGAAAGCAATCTATTACTTCACTTTCCCCAAAGCAAGCTGTGGGCTACCAAATTCTTAATATGTCCTTCCTGCTGTAAATTGTTATTATCCGGGGTATTGTAAAAAGTGATTTTTTGGCGTATATTGGTATTGCCAATGGAGTATCTATTGGCTACTATAATATGTTAATCTTAATTAACCGTTTTTACATAAAACGGAGGAGTTATGTCCGGTCATTCAAAATGGGCCACGATTAAGCGCAAAAAAGGCAAAGCCGACGCGGCTCGAGGCCGCATGTTTACAAGGTTGATAAAAGAAATTACGGTTGTTGCACGGGACGGCGGCGGTGATCCTGAAAGCAATCCCCGTTTGCGCACGGCGATAGCAACCGCCAAAGCGGCAAATATGCCGGCGGATAATATTAAAAAAGCGATTCAAAAGGGAACCGGCGAACTTCCGGGGGCGGTTTACGAGGAAGCTACCTACGAAGGATACGGTCCCGGCGGGGTGGCGATATTTATCGATACGCTGACGGATAATAAAAACCGAACAGTGGCCGAAATCAGGTATGTCTTTTCCAAGCATAACGGCAATCTTGGCGAAAACGGTTGCGTCGCGTGGATGTTTGATACCAAGGGGATAATTACCATCAATAATGATGGTGTCGCTGAAGACGCTTTGATGGAAGCGGCGTTGGATGCCGGAGCTTCAGATATGGACAGCCAGGAAGACGCTTTTGAGATCACGACAGAACCGGGAGATTTGGAAACCGTTCGTGCCGCGCTTGAGAAGGCGGAATT contains:
- a CDS encoding YebC/PmpR family DNA-binding transcriptional regulator, which encodes MSGHSKWATIKRKKGKADAARGRMFTRLIKEITVVARDGGGDPESNPRLRTAIATAKAANMPADNIKKAIQKGTGELPGAVYEEATYEGYGPGGVAIFIDTLTDNKNRTVAEIRYVFSKHNGNLGENGCVAWMFDTKGIITINNDGVAEDALMEAALDAGASDMDSQEDAFEITTEPGDLETVRAALEKAEFPIIEAEVRRLPQNTVKLEKKKAETLLRLLDGIENQEDVQRVSANFDIDDSIMEKLSGG
- a CDS encoding IS110 family transposase, whose amino-acid sequence is MGKSVFYFGIDVGASELWISSARTRPRKFNHNKAGIKALCRWSIKQSDGAMAHLCMEATGVYSRHVAIQLYSLSDVEVSIVNPARIKAFANVQMRRSKTDMIDAEVIRCFAESQHPAVWQPTPTVMRQLYQLVVHAEALQQSLMQWRNRKHAHQFTDDLPSAVAKSQRAIERSLTRQLQNIEDAIGQLCATDAELARQVDLLESIPGIARKSATRILAFGGDWLTQRTQKQLIAHAGLAPHHHQSGTSVRGKSRIDKRGNRRLRKTLFMPALTGIVNNPSLNRFYQNLLKKGKTKMTALVASMKKLLIIIQAILKKKIPFDPNFALDS